In Fusobacterium sp. IOR10, the sequence GGTTCTTTGTCAACTGGTGTTGGTGGAGAAAAATAAAAAAATAAATAATGTTTTTGTTCCTTCAGCTTTATGCTGAAGGAATTTTTATTTTTGTTAAATTGCTATAAATTAAAATTCTATTTCTTAAATGGTAAAAGCTTCTGTATCCAAATGCGATCCGCTTAATAACTTTTATTTTATTATTAATACCTTCAATAGGACCATTGGAAAATGGATAATTTAAACTATTTTTAATATAAGGTAAATATTTAATATATGTCTTTATTGAAGTGAGCATATAGTGACTTGAAATTTTTAAATTACTTTTTATAAAGCGCTGGAAAGCTATATAATTTCTAGTTTTAATAAAAAATATTAAATTTTGATAAATAGTATAAGCTTCTTCTAATTCTTTACTAAATGATAAAAGTCTAGTAACAATTTCTTCTTCAGAAATATACTGCCTGAAAGAATGGTGGTAATATTTTCTTATATAAGAAAGTTTTGAAGAATCTTTTAATAATAATTTCCAATATTTCTTTAATTTATTATATATAGATGGATCTTTCTTGCGAAATTTATTCATAATATTAATTCTACTCTTATTAAAGGAACGATTAATTAGTTGAACTAAATGAAAACGATCAATTGAAATCTTAGCTTTGGGAAATAATTCTTCTATTAAAGTAATATATGGAGAATATATATCAATAACAATATTTGTAACAGAATTTCTCGCTTTTTGAGAATATTTTGAAAAGTAATTTCTTAATTGGTTTAAGCGCCTATCTTCAAGTATATCAATGATTTTATGAGATTCTGCATCACAAAAAACAAAAGACATTGCTCCAGAGCATTCTTTAACTGATTTAAATTCATCAAAACATAATTTTTTAGGTAAATAATTAAAATTAGGCAAATGGTATTTATAAAAAGAATTAACTATTCTATTTACAGTGTTATGAGAAGAATTAAATCTCCTAGCGATATCTTTTTCAGAAATTTTAAGTTTAGCCTCATTAGCAATAGCTAGCTTAGTTTGGTTTGAGATAAAACAATTTT encodes:
- a CDS encoding ISL3 family transposase, which translates into the protein NFVKDLNIKGIICKVFFAKLTYSPAHCECCGSVNHDSIIKYGFKNTLIKIPMISNYNTYIKLRKQRFFCKKCGKTFIANTSLVNKNCFISNQTKLAIANEAKLKISEKDIARRFNSSHNTVNRIVNSFYKYHLPNFNYLPKKLCFDEFKSVKECSGAMSFVFCDAESHKIIDILEDRRLNQLRNYFSKYSQKARNSVTNIVIDIYSPYITLIEELFPKAKISIDRFHLVQLINRSFNKSRINIMNKFRKKDPSIYNKLKKYWKLLLKDSSKLSYIRKYYHHSFRQYISEEEIVTRLLSFSKELEEAYTIYQNLIFFIKTRNYIAFQRFIKSNLKISSHYMLTSIKTYIKYLPYIKNSLNYPFSNGPIEGINNKIKVIKRIAFGYRSFYHLRNRILIYSNLTKIKIPSA